A single Musa acuminata AAA Group cultivar baxijiao chromosome BXJ2-1, Cavendish_Baxijiao_AAA, whole genome shotgun sequence DNA region contains:
- the LOC135598709 gene encoding metacaspase-1-like, whose protein sequence is MMLINCSHCHTLLQLPSGVSSIRCTICKSITYVSDFWGVPMPLGASHSLPHPSPSWGLVLPPMPGGGGRKKAVICGVTYRNTRNELMGSINGAKCMKYLLINRFSFPESNIIMLTEDERDPYKIPTKHNIRMAMYWLVQGCQPGDSLVFFYSGHGSQRRDYSGEEADGYDETLCPLDFRTQGMIVDNEINATMVRPLSRGVKLLAIIDACHSGTMLDLPYLCRMNRSGHYAWEDHRPRNGAWKGTSGGEVIAFSGCDDNQTSVQTTALSGITSTGAMTYCFIQAIEQGHGTTYGSILNSMRSTIRKTIDLNSGGPVTSFITMLLTGGSMPGTLRQEPQLTSNTMFNVYAKPFSL, encoded by the exons ATGATGTTGATTAATTGTTCCCACTGCCACACCCTGCTACAACTCCCGTCGGGGGTGTCGTCCATACGATGCACCATCTGCAAGTCCATCACTTACGTTTCTGATTTTTGGGGTGTCCCCATGCCTCTGGGGGCTTCTCATTCCCTCCCACACCCATCACCATCTTGGGGGCTAGTGCTGCCGCCGATGCCGGGTGGTGGTGGGCGAAAGAAAGCGGTGATTTGTGGGGTCACGTATCGGAACACACGAAATGAGCTTATGGGGAGTATAAATGGTGCCAAGTGCATGAAGTACCTCCTCATCAATCGCTTCAGCTTCCCGGAATCCAACATCATCATGCTAACAG AGGACGAAAGAGATCCATACAAGATACCAACCAAACATAATATAAGAATGGCAATGTATTGGCTCGTACAAGGTTGTCAACCAGGTGACTCTTTGGTATTCTTCTACTCTGGCCATGGTTCACAACGAAGAGACTACAGCGGGGAAGAAGCAGATGGTTATGATGAAACCCTTTGTCCTCTGGACTTTAGAACACAAGGAATGATTGTCGATAATGAAATTAATGCAACCATGGTCAGGCCGCTTTCTCGTGGAGTTAAGCTTCTCGCTATTATAGATGCTTGTCACAGTGGCACCATGCTAGATCTACCTTACCTTTGCAGAATGAACAG GAGTGGGCACTATGCATGGGAAGATCATCGCCCAAGAAATGGTGCTTGGAAAGGTACTAGTGGTGGAGAAGTCATCGCATTCAGTGGTTGTGATGACAATCAAACTTCTGTACAAACCACG GCTCTATCAGGGATTACCTCAACAGGTGCCATGACTTACTGTTTCATCCAAGCCATTGAGCAAGGACATGGGACAACATATGGTAGCATACTGAATTCGATGCGATCCACCATAAGAAAAACCATCGATTTAAATTCCGGAGGCCCTGTCACTTCATTCATCACTATGTTGTTGACTGGAGGTAGCATGCCTGGCACACTGAGACAG GAGCCGCAGCTGACATCAAACACAATGTTCAATGTTTATGCAAAACCGTTTTCTCTGTAA
- the LOC103995267 gene encoding pentatricopeptide repeat-containing protein At5g57250, mitochondrial-like, translating into MALDAVLYSCLIDGYLKRGDLMEGLRKHKLMVDKGITPDVIGYTIIIDGLCKEGNVEKVIGFLEEMESKGAHANVVTYTAVIHGFCRRNKLEEAFCALRKVEEKGDLDRFFTLLEESEKKEIKVGTVTYNTLINSLCKAGQASKANEISKGFTGDNFTYATLLHGYLKEMDVVGILEVKRRLDESSIVPDIVTCTVAMSLSRLCLWQMTNAMFLYLSKKNVDKAIHFLNVKCKRIISVSALTTVIDTFKKEPRIEDAYQCLLQSEKNGVPVDAFVYSLVVDGLCKSSYLERALDLCGSMKRKGIYPNVVIYNSVINGLCQQGCLTEAFRIFDSLENLFMPPTIVTYSTLIGALSREAADWLKKPWISSQIWKRIVNPDDYTIAAILNGFCQRRDIEGALGFFTETKTRGYLSDFLGFMNLVDGLLAEGMMEEARSILRDILKRAEIVDLINNAGDELHVESLDSLLSLACEQRRIKEVILVLNEISYLSISSTRSNSGRVFLKLKELHGSGVLDTENKIDGRGVHRLLVADVHGTNIKGGFIVKVDEDSDKEINEYLMEKPLGYDFATYYSIISLLCQ; encoded by the exons ATGGCGCTCGATGCCGTTCTGTATAGCTGCTTGATTGATGGGTATCTGAAGAGAGGTGACCTGATGGAAGGTCTTCGGAAGCACAAACTCATGGTGGATAAGGGAATTACTCCAGATGTAATTGGTTATACTATCATCATTGATGGGTTGTGTAAAGAAGGAAATGTAGAGAAAGTGATCGGTTTTCTGGAGGAAATGGAGAGCAAAGGTGCGCATGCCAATGTGGTGACTTACACAGCTGTAATTCATGGTTTCTGCCGGAGGAACAAGTTGGAGGAAGCATTTTGTGCCTTGAGGAAAGTGGAAGA GAAGGGAGACTTGGATAGATTTTTTACTTTGCTTGAGGAATCGGAGAAGAAAGAGATTAAAGTTGGAACAGTGACATACAACACATTGATCAATTCCCTGTGTAAAGCTGGCCAAGCAAGCAAGGCAAATGAGATCTCAAAGGGCTTTACCGGTGATAATTTCACCTATGCGACATTGTTACATGGATACCTGAAGGAAATGGATGTGGTAGGCATCTTGGAGGTCAAGAGGAGATTGGATGAATCTAGCATTGTTCCTGACATTGTTACTTGCACAGTTGCAATGTCCTTATCAAGGCTTTGTTTATGGCAG ATGACAAATGCCATGTTCCTTTACCTTAGCAAGAAAAATGTGGACAAAGCTATTCATTTTCTAAATGTTAAATGCAAAAGGATCATTTCAGTCAGTGCCTTGACCACGGTCATTGACACTTTTAAGAAGGAACCTAGAATTGAAGATGCTTACCAGTGTTTATTGCAATCTGAAAAAAATGGAGTTCCTGTGGATGCATTTGTTTACTCTCTTGTGGTGGATGGACTTTGCAAGTCAAGTTATCTCGAAAGAGCTCTAGATCTCTGTGGAAGCATGAAAAGAAAGGGGATATACCCTAATGTTGTCATCTACAATTCTGTAATCAATGGTTTGtgccagcaaggatgtctaactgAAGCATTCAGAATTTTTGATTCTTTGGAGAACCTTTTCATGCCTCCTACAATTGTTACTTATTCTACTCTTATAGGTGCATTATCTAGAGAAG CTGCAGATTGGTTGAAGAAGCCTTGGATCTCCTCTCAGATTTGGAAAAGAATTGTTAATCCAGATGATTATACAATTGCGGCTATCCTAAATGGGTTTTGTCAAAGAAGGGACATTGAAGGTGCCCTAGGTTTTTTTACTGAGACCAAAACGAGAGGATACTTATCAGATTTCTTGGGTTTCATGAATCTCGTAGATGGACTCCTTGCGGAAGGAATGATGGAGGAAGCAAGGAGCATTTTAAGGGACATTCTGAAGCGTGCAGAAATTGTAGATCTGATAAATAATGCTGGAGATGAGCTTCATGTAGAGTCCTTAGATAGTCTCCTATCTCTTGCATGTGAGCAAAGAAGAATCAAGGAAGTCATACTTGTTCTAAATGAAATTAGTTATTTGTCCATATCTTCCACAAGGTCTAACAGTGGTAGAGTGTTTCTGAAACTAAAGGAGCTGCATGGTTCAGGTGTTTTAGATACAGAAAACAAGATAGATGGAAGAGGCGTTCATCGTCTGCTGGTAGCAGATGTTCATGGGACTAATATAAAGGGCGGATTTATTGTGAAGGTGGATGAAGATAGTGACAaggaaattaatgaatatttgatGGAAAAACCACTAGGCTATGACTTTGCAACCTACTATTCCATCATTTCATTGTTGTGTCAATGA